Genomic DNA from Anthonomus grandis grandis chromosome 2, icAntGran1.3, whole genome shotgun sequence:
actaataatgtttttctccgatattaaattaacatttatatccAAAGACATGTGATGGCTATCTTCAGGCACAAATGGatccatacttttatttacaataacttttgtagaattagaaataataaGATCCAGAATTTTATCACGAGCATTGAAGACGtgattaaattgctttaaattattaaagtaaaaagcaTCAGAAAATGCTTTGCTGCAAGGATCAGTGGCGTTGATAGGCAATAAATCCTTAACATTCGGTTTTTGTGACCATATTAAATTAGGTAGATTAAAGTcacccattattaaaaaataactattaatattagtgcttataatattttctagtttagacaaaaagtttagatagttaTTTACTGCCGCATGAGGTGGAATATAAACagtgcataaaaataattttctgcccCCCTCTATAGTAACGCTCACCCATATGTCTTCGATTATTGTGTTATAATTACACCACTTAGAGACAAGTTCCGTGTGGTATACGTCACGAATCGCCAATAAGACACCGCCACCATCACTTTTGCCACTAATGTTAGCGTTCCTATCAAGTCTAAAAACATTATAGTTGTCAGGAAACAGCTCCGAGTCCAGAACGTTGGGATTTAACCAAGACTCGGTTATTGAGATACAGTCGTATAGACAGGTGCAGGCAGACTGATAAAAGTCTACTGTCTTTGTCCTAAGGCCTCTGGTGTTTtggtagtaaataaaaaattgctgagacgaagtcattaaaaaaaagaaaagttgtaAGTTGGCACAAGAAATTACAAAAGTACTAATTAGAAGATATGGTTTATAGTGATGCTAGCAAGGAAGACAGAGTGTgctcattaataatattaatggctTTGCTATTCTCGTCCCTCTTTATGAAAACTTTCATTTGTTTCACCCAACAAAATTTGAAGttagaatttttacaaaattccctAGCTTTCTTGTGAAGTTGCTTATAGTAGGGTGAAAGGTGTtcgttaacaaatatttttgagccATGTTCAAATCCTAAGTCTGTTGCCTTTAACCCGTGATTTCTTTTCAATTTAGCGGCATTAATAAATTCGTTTCTTTTAGCTGCGGATGAGAATTTAACCACTATgtttttgggttgggttgaacTATTTGTACCCTTAGCATATCTGGCAACCCTATGACATGATACGATATTGTCATCTTGAATGTTACTCCCAATGAAAGAACCTAACTCCTTTACGAGAGTGAGGACGTTTTCCTGTTTCTTCTCGGGGATGCCACATAATTCAGCATTATATTTACGACTATCTTGCTGCATTAATTCAATTTGGGACCTCAAAGACATACACTCCTTACGCACTTCGATCAATTCGTGCTGCATGTTCCCCGCAGTCTTAGATAGAGTATTTACTTTCTCCATTTGGACTGAGAAATCGTCTATCTTCCCACTAAAAAAGTTTAGCGAGTCCGTAAATCCTGACTGAGCTGATTTTAAAGCTGCTACATCAGACATAATAAAGTTGACCTTTTTAAGGAGCTCCTGGAGAACCTTTTCATTGACCCCCGTAGAAGCGCCAACGACCTTGGTGTTAGTAGCAGAGCAGTCCCTGCAAAACCATTTAATTCCTGAGTCCGGTGATAAATCATTGATGGTCGCCGGAAGCCTGACGCACTTGAGATGAAACAGGCGGCCGCACTGACCTCGACAATCGATGCCCGGATTTGTTCGACTGATAACAGTAGAACAACCGGAACACGAGCCGCTAGGCATGGCGTATTGAAATAGatgattttaataagaaatatcgATTTAAATAACTTCAGTTATTGCTCACGCCCTCGCcggaactaatttttttttttacagaactCAAACCACTGATACGATACACTGTTACGATTCGAAtgattaattaaacaaataagcTGTTCTCATATTTGCGAGTATATTacacacataataaataaatgaggCGTGTTTTACAAAAACCGCACATGTCCAAAATCAACGAAATTGAGCTAGTGGCGCCaactagtttaaaaatatgatgtTTTTAATATCCTAAAATAAGATTCTACAAAAACGGCACAAGTACTAAGATAGAGCTAATTGAAAATTCGATAATTCTGCAAAAAACACACATGTCCATTGTTTTTCCACCAAATACAGCATTAGTCCGTGCGACAGGATAGGACATGTGTGCTTTTTGTCGTAAAATCTCGCTGAAGCGCTCGAATTATTAGTcagtttattattgttttgtctATAAACCAGAGATGTTCTTGTGATTTTTGACTGGAGGTTAGAATTTGCGTTTTCTTGCTCAAAAATTATActtacaaaaatgcaagatcgtGAACAAGTGTTAACTAATTGGCCTACAAAAAAgccaaagaaaataaagaaggaGAGAGTGATCAAAGTTCGTGGTGAAGAGCACATAAATCACAAGGGCAAACGTATTTTAGCGCGTAAAACTGGCGAAGCATGCAGGTATGTTAGagggtatattttttataagtgtAAAAATTCCTGTTTTTCCAAAGTTGctgaagaaaaaaagaattgcCATTCTTACCCCGTTTAAAAATATGACTGacaaaaataatcaagattCTCATTTAACTGGTCTCATATCAATGAACCATATTATTAGAAGACGTCCCcgatctgaaataaataaaaaaaaactcacggTGCTAGTTTTACTTACAAAATAAGGGTGGATGAATCTGAAATGAAAAGTGTGTAAGAAAGCTTTTCTCAGCCTATATGGCATAGATGCTCGTTTAAGACGAATTCGAGATTCCCTTATGACTACTGGAGCTTCTCCCAACGACAAAAGAGGAATACATGGAAATAGGCCAACAAAAACTCCAGATCACATTACAGGActtattaaaatccatataaaatcattttccgCTAGACGCTCGCATTATTCACGTCGTAAAAATCCAAACTGTACCTATTTACCAGAATCTCTTATGTTataggtagaaaagtttataaagaaccggctgcTCAATATGCGCATAAACCCctttttcaacacaaaatcgatagaaaatccggtggcagagagaaaagacgatagcaatatattttctctcgcttcttattaaagaaaccgcaagaacaaagcagccgccgtacttcgtttctttgtacctgccggggatttaaagcctatgacgtagcctgaaggcctactcagtgtcgtctcgtacgggaagtgagttaatcgtgttataaagcatttaaaatctgttgtgtgtttttttttaagtataatagtgaaatagactagttagtttttagttagactatcagatttttattgtaaaaggtaagtaaaattggtttaaattattcaattgtctaataatttaaaaaaataaatgaaaattaattactgttaaaaattatattatttaaaatatactttgattttaagtgacaaaataACAGGTATTTAACTaatcttctaatttttttttagatgtcacCTGAGGAAGTAGGCAAACAAGGACAAATAATTCACAGCCAAGGGAGAGAGATTATTTCTAACGTGgcagcttttatgaaaaaagaagcaTAGCAAGGAATTActtttcctttgaaaaatgttatgtgagtgaacaatataaattcatattttattgtaggatgttttcaaattttaatttttattgtattgataacttacaataatagtatataattattttagacaacGTACGTTAGCTGCCACTCGAGTATCCCAGTCAACTTACAGAAGAGTGGTCCAAGAGTCAgaagatatagaaaatatacctTCCTGTTCCTTTACCAGTCCAAGGAAAAAAAGGTTAAGAAAATCTCAGAAGATTGGTAACATTACTTTGACccaaattaaagatataaaacaaatagtGTATGATTTCTACATAGTTGAAAAAATAAGACCCACTCTAAAATGTAAGTTCAGTTGTAAAACCCAAGTAATTTAATTACCCTACATTGCAATATAAcaccataatattttattatttagacaaAAGTGGCACctgttaagtatttttttaggtttgacATAAAATAACCATGTGGAGTATAGGGCACAAGAAGGGGccaaaaaaagtcttaattatcCAGAAATTTTCTTCCAGAATATGGACAGGATTCTCCTTAATATACATAtggagtatatttatttatttacatttttaaatataaacttattatgttatattattttctttccagTAATACTTCAAAAGCTTCTTGATCCGGCTATTATTCAAGAGCCTATAAGTACATCAACCTTATCaaaattgctgaaaaaaatTCGATTTAGGTAtgtgtttaaattatattcaatatttatctTCTTATATTTACCTGCTAACCAGTTAACAGTTACCTGAAAAGTTTATCAATAGGAATTTAACTTTACAACCATTATTAGCTGTTGCGTCAAAATTAATTCTAgggattatattttattgactttataaacttcttataattttttggcacatagataaaataaaaagggtATAGGTACCTACAAATAGGAACTTATTACATTTTAGTCCATTTAATTCTAGATACCTCTCTAGATATTCTTATTTTGCAGAGTACCTGGCAGAGTACCTATcctttctttaatttgttaagctttttattttattaagttacgtctttgctaattttattcttaaatatcaTGAGAAATTTGTTTAATACATTAATATGTTCCTTTAGAtacatataagtttttttatagatgGACCAAAACGGAAGATAACAGAAAAGCTCTTATGGAATCTTATGACATACGATTGAAAaggattaaatatttaaagcaaattttaaaatataaagaggAAGGCCGTAATACTGTATATACTGATGAAAGTTACATACATAGCAGTCATACAAAGGACAAAGGGTGGTTTGATAAAAGTCGACATGGAATTAGAAAACCCATTTCCAAACGACAGAGACTGATAATTCTTCATGTTGGAGGAAGAAATGGTTTCGTAAATAATGCTGAGATTACTGATTTTTCGCTcaggtaaaattttttagttatttctatataaagtaatatcaaaaatgatattaaaatgtaatacgCAGAAATGATACTCTTAGTTCGGATTTGATTGGATAAGCGGGtacttatattattatacttttcaGTCCCAGTTCCCTACCCATATTTTCACCTATAATATTTAGTCAAATTTTTACCATTATcaatattgatattttgataattaatacCACACTGACAACTTTAtacgattattttaaaatcttttattcttcTCTTTTTAGGGTCAAAAAGCGGAGACTATCATGATGACATGAACCATCACAACTTCATGAAATGGCCGAAAATCAGTTATTTCTAAATTTACTACCTAATTCCGTcctagtattagacaatgcagCTTATCACAATGTGCCTGTAGTCAAGAATGTTACATCTGGAAGTAAATAGCAGGAAATAGTTGACTGGCTCAAGGAacgtaattttacatttgatgCTAAACTCACCAAGACAGAGTTATATGAAATagtgtctgaaaataaaaaaagtatcctGTAAAAACCAAGTTGGACGACCTAATGGAAAAGCATGGACACATTGTGTTACGTTTGCCTCCATACCACCCAGAGCTTAATCCGATAGAAAAAATTTGGGCAACTGTTAAGAATTGGGTGGCAAGCAGAAATTCCACTTTTAAATTGGCGGATGtcgaaactttgacaaggcagaaatttgcggaaatttcgaatgatgagagaataaatatttgcaaccatatagacaatatagaaaaacaatatttcgaaagtcatcacctttttgatgaagcattggattctttaaaatttacagtaaatacagactcatctgatgaagagatcGAATGGTCTTTATTGGATGAATCTGATTTAGGTTGTAATACACTATctgatagtgaataaaaatatataatatgtaaaataatgaaataaaactttaagcttataccaatttgtttctttacacaagtcgtttaaaatacctaatccttaaaaaaatgcgaataaagaataattttcagctacctatttgaagtcctgttttaaaaataattagcgaactgcatcctcctgtaagtaaaactattttttattagattttttatgggcacatcacaatgctaaaaaatataattttaacttatctacatttttttaaacgaatcttGGAGCAAATATAtccattcttagttggtatttcaactaaatcaaacgcacttataataccgctagctatacctactaaaaatctagggctatttaaactctagtacaaataaatattaataatttcaacaattgtgccgcctccactgtctttagacctcgacatagtcatctgatccgatcgatagaataacgagatgcgcggattttgccgtctgttgatgtcaccggttctttataaacttttctaactatAAGGGATATGCATAGAATGTTCCTacaaagttataatataaacataCCATATAAAAGTTACTGGAAAGTATTTAAgacatattttaacattaaatttggaTTTCCAAGATCTGACACTTGTTCAGAATGTGACAAACTTGCTCAGCAACTAAACCGTACAGATCTTAGCATAGAAGAACGAAATAGATTAGAATTAGCAAGCAAGCAGAAAGCTGGAGAAGTAATGTGtattagttttgattttatGCAAAACTTGCCCCTTCCTCACATACCATCTAACCCTGTTTTTTATAGCCGTCAACTTTGGTATACATGACCTTGGACTGATAATGTTTGGATGTACACTTATCTTGAAAATGAAGCCAAAAAGGGTGCCAATGAAGTCACTTCGATGTTACtgcatttctttaaaaaccaCTTCCATAAGCGCAGTTTGGTTATTTTTAGTGACGGTTGCCCAGtgcaaaataaaaatgctcCATTTTTTGTACACCTTggtcaatattctaaaaatcgTTGATTCAGTAGAATACATATTTCCAATGAGGGGTCATTCCTTTTTGCAAAACGATTCGGATTTTGCCCTGatagagaaaaagaaaagtcGCCTGGAGAGAGCCGAGAGACCAGAGGATTGggataatatcattttaaatgcCAGAATGAAACCTAAccaatttaatttgataaaaatgaagcaacacgatttttttgatataaaaactgTGACCTGCAACTTTTTCCTAACAATTCCAAAACCAGCtatcaacattaaaaaaattaggattatgaaaataactaaccaaacatttttttaaaggattcatACAGCGGCCCATTCAGAAGCAGTACTGTGGCCAAAGCAAATTTATCATGCAACATCCAACTGGAAAGGCTTTACAAGGAACCTCTTCCGTTTGCTTCAAATAAAGCTGAGAATTTAAGATCACTGTTACCGTTACTACATCTTGTAGCTAATAAAAACTACTATGAATGTATTCTGAATAATACTTACCCTGATAAC
This window encodes:
- the LOC126733551 gene encoding uncharacterized protein LOC126733551; its protein translation is MWSIGHKKGPKKVLIIQKFSSRIWTGFSLIYIWIILQKLLDPAIIQEPISTSTLSKLLKKIRFRWTKTEDNRKALMESYDIRLKRIKYLKQILKYKEEGRNTVYTDESYIHSSHTKDKGWFDKSRHGIRKPISKRQRLIILHVGGRNGFVNNAEITDFSLRVKKRRLS